The following proteins come from a genomic window of Populus nigra chromosome 6, ddPopNigr1.1, whole genome shotgun sequence:
- the LOC133697892 gene encoding 7-dehydrocholesterol reductase — translation MAETKTVHSPLVTYFSMLSLLTLCPPFVILLWYTMVHADGSVCQTWDYLKQHGLQGFINIWPRPTAIAWKIIACYAAFEAALQLLLPGKKVEGPISPEGNRPVYKANGVAAYVVTLVTYLSLWWFGIFNPSIVYDNLGEIFSALIFGSLVFCVFLYIKGHLAPSSTDSGSSGNMIIDFYWGLELYPRIGKNFDIKVFTNCRFGMMSWAVLALTYCIKQYEQNGKVADSMLVNTILMLVYVTKFFWWEAGYWNTMDIAHDRAGFYICWGCLVWVPSVYTSPGMYLVNHPVNLGLQLALYILAAGILSIYVNYDCDRQRQEFRRTNGKCLVWGRAPSKIVASYTTTSGQTKISLLLTSGWWGLSRHFHYVPEILAAFFWTVPALFNHFLPYFYVIFLTILLFDRAKRDDDRCRSKYGKYWKLYCEKVRYRIVPGIY, via the exons ATGGCAGAAACGAAGACTGTGCATTCGCCGCTGGTTACTTATTTTTCAATGCTTTCACTTCTCACTCTCTGCCCTCCTTTTGTTATTCTACT ATGGTATACAATGGTACATGCTGATGGGTCAGTTTGTCAAACTTGGGATTACTTGAAGCAACATGGcttgcaaggatttataaacaTTTGGCCAAGGCCTACTGCAATTGCCTGGAAAATTATTGCTTGTTATGCAGCATTTGAGGCTGCACTGCAGCTTCTTTTACCTGGAAAAAAGGTCGAGGGTCCAATCTCTCCTGAAGGAAACCGACCTGTTTACAAG GCAAATGGTGTGGCAGCATATGTGGTGACTTTAGTTACCTATCTTAGCCTTTGGTG GTTTGGTATATTCAACCCCTCGattgtttatgataatttggGAGAAATATTTTCTGCTCTCATTTTTGGAAGCTTAGTCTTCTGTGTTTTCTTATACATAAAG GGTCATTTGGCTCCATCATCTACTGATTCTGGATCATCTGGGAACATGATAATTGACTTCTATTGG GGTTTGGAGCTGTATCCTCGAATAGGAAAGAACTTCGACATCAAAGTTTTCACAAACTGCAGATTTGGGATGATGTCTTGGGCTGTTCTGGCATTAACCTATTGCATTAAGCAG TATGAGCAGAATGGGAAAGTAGCTGACTCCATGCTTGTAAATACAATATTGATGCTGGTGTACGTCACAAAGTTTTTTTGGTGGGAAGCTGGTTACTGGAACACAATGGACATTGCACATGATCGAG CTGGATTTTATATTTGCTGGGGATGCTTGGTATGGGTTCCATCTGTGTATACTTCTCCCGGCATGTACCTTGTAAACCATCCCGTGAACCTTGGACTTCAG CTTGCACTCTATATACTAGCAGCAGGCATTCTCTCCATATATGTCAATTATGATTGTGACAGGCAAAGGCAAGAATTTCGCAGAACAAATGGCAAATGTTTGGTCTGGGGAAGGGCTCCATCAAAG ATTGTGGCCTCATACACTACAACATCTGGGCAAACAAAGATAAGCCTCCTTTTGACATCGGGATG GTGGGGATTATCTCGTCATTTCCATTATGTACCTGAAATACTGGCTGCTTTTTTCTGGACTGTCCCGGCTCTTTTTAATCAT TTCTTACCCTATTTCTATGTGATATTTCTGACCATCCTTCTGTTTGACCGAGCTAAAAGGGATGATGATCGATGTCGGTCCAA GTATGGGAAGTACTGGAAGTTGTACTGTGAGAAGGTTCGTTACAGGATTGTTCCTGGAATCTACTAA
- the LOC133697190 gene encoding V-type proton ATPase catalytic subunit A translates to MPSVYGARLTTFEDSEKESEYGYVRKVSGPVVVADGMAGAAMYELVRVGHDNLIGEIIRLEGHSATIQVYEETAGLMVNDPVLRTHKPLSVELGPGILGNIFDGIQRPLKTIARISGDVYIPRGVSVPALDKDTLWEFQPKKIGEGDLVTGGDLYATVFENTLMQHHVALPPDAMGKITFIAPPGQYSLKDTVLELEFQGVKKQFTMLQTWPVRSPRPVASKLAADTPLLTGQRVLDALFPSVLGGTCAIPGAFGCGKTVISQALSKYSNSDTVVYVGCGERGNEMAEVLMDFPQLTMTLPDGREESVMKRTTLVANTSNMPVAAREASIYTGITIAEYFRDMGYNVSMMADSTSRWAEALREISGRLAEMPADSGYPAYLAARLASFYERAGKVKCLGSPERTGSVTIVGAVSPPGGDFSDPVTSATLSIVQVFWGLDKKLAQRKHFPSVNWLISYSKYSGALESFYERFDPDFINIRTKAREVLQREDDLNEIVQLVGKDALAETDKITLETAKLLREDYLAQNAFTPYDKFCPFYKSVWMMRNIIHFCNLANQAVERGAGMDGQKISYSLIKHRLGDLFYRLVSQKFEDPAEGEAVLVEKFSKLHEDLTAGFRALEDETR, encoded by the exons ATGCCGTCGGTGTACGGAGCTCGATTGACTACATTTGAAGATTCTGAGAAGGAGAGCGAGTATGGTTACGTTCGCAAG GTATCAGGACCAGTCGTGGTTGCCGATGGCATGGCTGGTGCAGCTATGTATGAGCTGGTCCGTGTTGGGCATGACAATCTAATTGGTGAAATTATTCGTTTGGAAGGACATTCTGCTACAATCCAAG TGTATGAGGAAACTGCTGGTCTGATGGTGAACGACCCTGTACTTCGGACACACAAG CCTTTATCTGTGGAGCTTGGACCAGGAATATTGGGGAATATTTTTGATGGAATTCAG aGGCCTCTGAAAACCATTGCAAGAATATCTGGTGATGTCTATATTCCTCGTGGTGTCTCCGTCCCAGCACTTGACAAAGACACACTTTGGGAATTTCAGCCTAAAAAAATAG GTGAGGGAGATCTCGTGACTGGTGGAGACTTGTATGCT ACTGTATTTGAGAACACTCTAATGCAGCATCATGTTGCGCTCCCTCCTGATGCTATGGGGAAAATCACTTTCATTGCACCTCCTGGTCAATATTCATTGAAG GACACTGTGCTAGAGCTTGAGTTCCAGGGTGTCAAAAAGCAATTTACCATGCTTCAG ACTTGGCCAGTACGTTCTCCAAGACCAGTTGCATCAAAGCTTGCTGCTGATACCCCTTTGCTTACTGGGCAG CGTGTCCTTGATGCCCTTTTCCCCTCAGTTCTTGGTGGAACTTGTGCCATACCTGGTGCATTTGGTTGTGGGAAGACTGTCATTAGTCAAGCTCTTTCCAAG TACTCTAACTCTGATACTGTTGTGTATGTGGGTTGTGGAGAAAGAGGAAATGAAATGGCAGAG GTGCTCATGGATTTTCCACAATTGACCATGACTTTGCCTGATGGCCGTGAAGAATCTGTCATGAAGCGTACAACCCTTGTAGCGAACACCTCTAACATGCCTGTCGCTGCTCGTGAGGCATCAATTTACACAG GAATCACTATAGCTGAATACTTCAGAGATATGGGCTACAATGTGAGCATGATGGCAGATTCAACATCCCGTTGGGCAGAGGCATTGCGTGAAATTTCTGGACGGCTG GCAGAAATGCCTGCTGATAGTGGATACCCTGCTTATCTGGCAGCACGTTTGGCCTCCTTTTATGAACGTGCTGGTAAAGTAAAATGCCTTGGTTCGCCAGAGCGTACGGGTAGTGTCACAATTGTTGGTGCAGTTTCCCCACCTGGAGGAGATTTCTCAGATCCTGTTACATCTGCTACCCTCAGCATTGTCCAG GTCTTCTGGGGCTTGGACAAGAAACTTGCACAAAGGAAACATTTTCCTTCTGTAAACTGGCTTATTTCCTACTCTAAGTACTCAGGG GCTTTGGAGTCATTTTATGAGCGATTTGATCCAGATTTTATCAACATCAGGACAAAGGCACGGGAAGTGCTCCAAAGAGAAGATGACTTGAATGAAATTGTccaa CTTGTTGGAAAGGACGCTTTAGCTGAAACAGATAAGATCACCCTGGAGACTGCGAAACTTTTGAGGGAGGACTATCTTGCTCAGAATGCATTTACTCC ATATGACAAGTTCTGTCCTTTCTACAAGTCTGTTTGGATGATGCGCAACATCATTCATTTCTGTAATTTGGCCAACCAG GCTGTTGAGAGAGGTGCTGGCATGGATGGTCAGAAGATATCATACAGCCTTATCAAACATCGGTTGGGAGATCTCTTCTATCGTCTAGT gtctcaaaagtttgaggatcccGCAGAAGGGGAAGCAGTTCTCGTGGAAAAATTCAGCAAGTTGCATGAGGATTTGACTGCTGGTTTCCGCGCCTTGGAGGATGAGACTCGATGA
- the LOC133697608 gene encoding mediator of RNA polymerase II transcription subunit 8 isoform X2 encodes MAAIEGVMQDQSQLQNQQQQQMVVPERLNHAVQQQLNLESVKTRAISLFKALTRILEDFDAYARTNTTPKWQDILGQYSMVNLELFSIVDEIKKVSKAFVVHPKNVNAENATILPVMLSSKLLPEMEMDDNSKREHLLQGMQSLPISSQIEKLKARIDMIAAACEGAEKVLADTRKAYQFGTRQGPTTLPTLDKAQAAKILEQENLLRAAVNGGEGLRVTGDQRQMTSALPVHLVDVLAVSDGMHSFSDSSGMYMKNTPPISNSINNQGSLLQPTGTPLHGRSAASPSAATSATSFDHTTPSPLPYANSPRSGTNMMNTPSPQQQVQQQQQQQQRQKMMQLPQHQMQLPQHQMLAQQQLRQSSLQALGQNQMSQMHDLQSHGQQKFQPMQYSQPMGHQQFQSRQLSSGHVQHGMGQSQLNQGSQLNRHLSQFSSAANTSLFNTGQGAQNTQMIPNMSSTMSSQPPVSRMQFGLAGNNPQRSLASTVLNDQMYNMGVSNPGGMMPIQQQQQQLGSQGAFGNMQPNAQNLQSSMAALQNASQNHPNFAQQRQQNQQ; translated from the exons atggcAGCAATTGAAGGGGTGATGCAAGACCAATCACAGCTTCAGAATCAACAGCAACAACAGATGGTGGTGCCAGAGAGACTGAACCACGCAGTGCAACAACAGCTCAATTTGGAGTCTGTAAAGACTCGAGCAATCAGCCTCTTCAAAGCCCTCACTCGCATCCTTGAAGACTTTGACGCCTATGCTCGCACCAACACCACCCCTAAATG GCAAGATATTTTGGGGCAGTATTCCATGGTGAACCTTGAACTTTTCAGCATTGTGGATGAGATTAAGAAGGTTTCGAAGGCTTTTGTTGTGCATCCAAAGAATGTTAATGCTGAAAATGCTACAA TACTACCAGTTATGTTATCCTCAAAACTACTGCCAGAGATGGAAATGGATGACAATTCTAAGAGAGAGCACTTGCTTCAGGGGATGCAAAGCTTGCCAATATCCTCACAAATCGAGAAGTTAAAG GCTAGAATAGATATGATTGCAGCAGCCTGTGAAGGTGCTGAAAAAGTATTAGCAGATACTCGTAAAGCATATCAGTTTGGCACCCGCCAAGGGCCCACGACTCTTCCAACTTTGGACAAGGCCCAGGCTGCTAAGATTCTAGAACAAGAGAACTTGCTCCGAGCTGCTGTAAATGGTGGTGAAG GCCTACGAGTAACTGGAGACCAGAGACAGATGACATCTGCACTTCCAGTGCATTTGGTGGATGTGCTGGCTGTGTCCGATGGAATGCATAGCTTCTCTGATTCTTCTG GGATGTATATGAAGAATACTCCGCCAATTTCAAATAGCATCAATAACCAAGGGTCTTTGTTACAG CCAACTGGAACACCACTTCATGGAAGATCAGCTGCATCTCCTTCTGCTGCCACGAGTGCTACTTCATTTGACCACACAACACCATCCCCACTGCCATATGCCAATTCACCTCGGTCTGGTACGAACATGATGAACACACCTTCTCCTCAGCAACAAGTTcaacagcagcaacagcagcagcaaaggCAAAAGATGATGCAGTTACCTCAGCATCAGATGCAGTTACCTCAGCATCAGATGCTTGCTCAGCAACAGCTGAGGCAATCTTCTTTGCAAGCTTTGGGACAG AACCAAATGTCACAGATGCATGATTTACAGAGCCATGGTCAGCAGAAGTTTCAGCCG ATGCAGTATTCTCAGCCAATGGGCCACCAGCAATTTCAGAGTAGGCAGCTATCCTCTGGACATGTTCAGCATGGCATGGGTCAAAGCCAACTCAATCAAGGAAGTCAGTTAAATCGTCATTTAAGCCAGTTTTCTAGCGCTGCTAATACTTCATTGTTCAATACTGGTCAGGGAGCACAAAACACCCAGATG ATTCCAAACATGTCTTCCACGATGTCATCACAGCCACCTGTGTCACGAATGCAG TTTGGATTAGCTGGTAACAATCCCCAGAGGAGTCTTGCTTCCACGGTTCTTAATGATCAGA TGTATAATATGGGAGTATCCAATCCTGGTGGTATGATGCCcatacagcagcagcagcagcagcttggCTCTCAAGGTGCGTTTGGTAATATGCAACCAAATGCTCAGAATTTACAGTCAAGCATGGCAGCGCTTCAGAATGCATCTCAGAACCATCCCAATTTTGCTCAACAGAGACAGCAAAATCAGCAGTAA
- the LOC133695733 gene encoding uncharacterized protein LOC133695733 yields the protein MSGYENVVGGKLKLKGKALDVKAGSLKKKKKKHVKKQVDSSDLVIHNELSTGQSIEEPTDDPNEEDINDEGKTSEEGKAASYIDHLTPAERRYIEQRERIDVHRMAKEADKSHRDRIQDFNQYLANMSEHYDIPKVGPG from the exons ATGTCTGGTTATGAGAATGTTGTGGGTGGGAAATTGAAGCTGAAGGGGAAAGCTTTGGATGTGAAAGCTGGCAGccttaagaagaagaagaagaaacatgttAAGAAACAAGTCGATTCTTCTGATCTCGTCATCCATAATGAGCTTTCTACTG GCCAAAGCATAGAAGAACCAACTGATGATCCTAATGAGGAAGATATTAATGATGAAGGCAAAACGAGCGAGGAAGGAAAGGCTGCTTCTTACATTGATCATCTCACACCTGCAGAGAGACGATACATTgagcagagagagagaattgATGTTCATAGGATGGCGAAGGAAGCTGATAAATCTCACCGTGACAGGATTCAAGATTTCAACCAATATTTGGCCAACATGAGTGAGCACTATGACATTCCTAAAGTTGGCCCTGGCTAA
- the LOC133697608 gene encoding mediator of RNA polymerase II transcription subunit 8 isoform X1, with amino-acid sequence MAAIEGVMQDQSQLQNQQQQQMVVPERLNHAVQQQLNLESVKTRAISLFKALTRILEDFDAYARTNTTPKWQDILGQYSMVNLELFSIVDEIKKVSKAFVVHPKNVNAENATILPVMLSSKLLPEMEMDDNSKREHLLQGMQSLPISSQIEKLKARIDMIAAACEGAEKVLADTRKAYQFGTRQGPTTLPTLDKAQAAKILEQENLLRAAVNGGEGLRVTGDQRQMTSALPVHLVDVLAVSDGMHSFSDSSGMYMKNTPPISNSINNQGSLLQPTGTPLHGRSAASPSAATSATSFDHTTPSPLPYANSPRSGTNMMNTPSPQQQVQQQQQQQQRQKMMQLPQHQMQLPQHQMLAQQQLRQSSLQALGQNQMSQMHDLQSHGQQKFQPLHGQHQMQYSQPMGHQQFQSRQLSSGHVQHGMGQSQLNQGSQLNRHLSQFSSAANTSLFNTGQGAQNTQMIPNMSSTMSSQPPVSRMQFGLAGNNPQRSLASTVLNDQMYNMGVSNPGGMMPIQQQQQQLGSQGAFGNMQPNAQNLQSSMAALQNASQNHPNFAQQRQQNQQ; translated from the exons atggcAGCAATTGAAGGGGTGATGCAAGACCAATCACAGCTTCAGAATCAACAGCAACAACAGATGGTGGTGCCAGAGAGACTGAACCACGCAGTGCAACAACAGCTCAATTTGGAGTCTGTAAAGACTCGAGCAATCAGCCTCTTCAAAGCCCTCACTCGCATCCTTGAAGACTTTGACGCCTATGCTCGCACCAACACCACCCCTAAATG GCAAGATATTTTGGGGCAGTATTCCATGGTGAACCTTGAACTTTTCAGCATTGTGGATGAGATTAAGAAGGTTTCGAAGGCTTTTGTTGTGCATCCAAAGAATGTTAATGCTGAAAATGCTACAA TACTACCAGTTATGTTATCCTCAAAACTACTGCCAGAGATGGAAATGGATGACAATTCTAAGAGAGAGCACTTGCTTCAGGGGATGCAAAGCTTGCCAATATCCTCACAAATCGAGAAGTTAAAG GCTAGAATAGATATGATTGCAGCAGCCTGTGAAGGTGCTGAAAAAGTATTAGCAGATACTCGTAAAGCATATCAGTTTGGCACCCGCCAAGGGCCCACGACTCTTCCAACTTTGGACAAGGCCCAGGCTGCTAAGATTCTAGAACAAGAGAACTTGCTCCGAGCTGCTGTAAATGGTGGTGAAG GCCTACGAGTAACTGGAGACCAGAGACAGATGACATCTGCACTTCCAGTGCATTTGGTGGATGTGCTGGCTGTGTCCGATGGAATGCATAGCTTCTCTGATTCTTCTG GGATGTATATGAAGAATACTCCGCCAATTTCAAATAGCATCAATAACCAAGGGTCTTTGTTACAG CCAACTGGAACACCACTTCATGGAAGATCAGCTGCATCTCCTTCTGCTGCCACGAGTGCTACTTCATTTGACCACACAACACCATCCCCACTGCCATATGCCAATTCACCTCGGTCTGGTACGAACATGATGAACACACCTTCTCCTCAGCAACAAGTTcaacagcagcaacagcagcagcaaaggCAAAAGATGATGCAGTTACCTCAGCATCAGATGCAGTTACCTCAGCATCAGATGCTTGCTCAGCAACAGCTGAGGCAATCTTCTTTGCAAGCTTTGGGACAG AACCAAATGTCACAGATGCATGATTTACAGAGCCATGGTCAGCAGAAGTTTCAGCCG TTACATGGGCAACATCAGATGCAGTATTCTCAGCCAATGGGCCACCAGCAATTTCAGAGTAGGCAGCTATCCTCTGGACATGTTCAGCATGGCATGGGTCAAAGCCAACTCAATCAAGGAAGTCAGTTAAATCGTCATTTAAGCCAGTTTTCTAGCGCTGCTAATACTTCATTGTTCAATACTGGTCAGGGAGCACAAAACACCCAGATG ATTCCAAACATGTCTTCCACGATGTCATCACAGCCACCTGTGTCACGAATGCAG TTTGGATTAGCTGGTAACAATCCCCAGAGGAGTCTTGCTTCCACGGTTCTTAATGATCAGA TGTATAATATGGGAGTATCCAATCCTGGTGGTATGATGCCcatacagcagcagcagcagcagcttggCTCTCAAGGTGCGTTTGGTAATATGCAACCAAATGCTCAGAATTTACAGTCAAGCATGGCAGCGCTTCAGAATGCATCTCAGAACCATCCCAATTTTGCTCAACAGAGACAGCAAAATCAGCAGTAA